The proteins below come from a single Euzebyales bacterium genomic window:
- a CDS encoding alpha-amylase family glycosyl hydrolase gives VLARLLVLALVLATFALPGAAVAEPKHPDRAQPAHAAARASNGRADRGTGAQHSLRSPVTDEVFYFVMADRFENGDTSNDAGGINSDDPLVHGFDPTARGFYNGGDLAGLLDRIDYIQDLGTTSIWLTPSFKNKAVQLEDGPSAGYHGYWITDFTQIDPHLGTNEELKALIDAAHERGMKVYFDIITNHTADVNGYESGARLPYVSKDAEPYRTASGEVFDDRDYAGTGTFPPLDEDVSFPYTPVLEPGEEDLKVPSWLNDLTLYHNRGDTTFVGEDSLYGDFFGLDDLFTEHPRVVQGMIDIYQTWVEDAGIDGFRIDTMKHVDTEFWQAFGPTVLEFARDQGKDEFFMFGEVFDTTKWFTSYFTTTAKMQAILDFPFQDAARGFASRSAPTSELGAFFAADDWYTDHDSNVYQLPTFLGNHDMGRIGHFVVADNPGAGDAEWMARDRLAHELMYFSRGNPVVYYGDEQGFTGDGGDQLARQTMFASQVPDYLDDDLLGTDRTHAQANFNRQHPLYEQIQRLAELNQRHAALRDGAHQHRYATDEAGIYAFSRMDRAEQREYVVVLNNSEETRTAPVPTYVRQRSFFKVYGPGTQRVKTGPDGTMQVSVPPLSTTVYRSAGRIPGSNRAPAISLQAPVPTDDAQGRIHVQADVTGSSFYEVTFQARVDGGDWQSIGTDDTAPYQVFHDVNEMRPGTPVDYRAIVLDNRGHTRTSDVQSFVVPAPELTIEVPAEGSRVRGTVEVRAVADPERASHEVTFERSIDGGDWTTVGTDETSPVYTVFDELPTDLAAGTPIAYRATLDDQGAIVVSSVRTVEYAGPPAEAATVYYFRPAGDYGDDTPGDPSDDWGLHLWGDAVDADVLATIAWDDPLDLTTINADGWAVYEIPLQTDEEPVNFIMHTPSGDSIPETREPGGDRSFLPINNPEIWLIQGDPTVYTSEPTP, from the coding sequence GTCCTCGCCCGCCTCCTGGTCCTGGCTCTGGTGCTGGCGACCTTCGCGCTGCCCGGCGCGGCCGTCGCCGAGCCCAAGCATCCCGACAGGGCGCAGCCGGCGCACGCCGCCGCCCGCGCGAGCAACGGGCGTGCCGACCGCGGCACCGGCGCGCAGCACTCGCTGCGGTCACCGGTGACCGACGAGGTGTTCTACTTCGTCATGGCCGACCGCTTCGAGAACGGCGACACGAGCAACGACGCCGGCGGGATCAACAGTGACGACCCACTCGTCCACGGCTTCGACCCGACCGCAAGGGGCTTCTACAACGGCGGCGACCTCGCCGGTCTGCTCGACCGCATCGACTACATCCAGGATCTGGGCACCACGTCGATCTGGCTGACGCCCAGCTTCAAGAACAAGGCCGTGCAACTCGAGGACGGACCGTCGGCGGGCTACCACGGGTACTGGATCACCGACTTCACCCAGATCGACCCCCACCTGGGCACCAACGAGGAGCTCAAGGCGCTCATCGACGCCGCGCACGAGCGTGGGATGAAGGTCTACTTCGACATCATCACGAACCACACGGCCGACGTGAACGGCTACGAGTCGGGTGCCCGCCTGCCGTACGTCTCGAAGGACGCAGAGCCCTACCGGACGGCGTCCGGCGAGGTGTTCGACGACCGCGACTACGCCGGCACCGGCACGTTCCCGCCGCTCGACGAGGACGTGTCGTTCCCCTACACCCCCGTGCTCGAGCCCGGCGAGGAGGACCTGAAGGTCCCGTCCTGGCTCAACGACCTCACGCTGTACCACAACCGCGGCGACACGACCTTCGTAGGTGAGGACTCGCTCTACGGCGACTTCTTCGGCCTCGACGACCTGTTCACCGAGCACCCCCGTGTCGTGCAGGGGATGATCGACATCTACCAGACGTGGGTCGAGGACGCGGGCATCGACGGCTTCCGCATCGACACCATGAAGCACGTCGACACCGAGTTCTGGCAGGCGTTCGGGCCGACGGTACTCGAGTTCGCGCGTGACCAGGGCAAGGACGAGTTCTTCATGTTCGGCGAGGTGTTCGACACCACCAAGTGGTTCACCTCCTACTTCACCACCACCGCGAAGATGCAGGCGATCCTGGACTTCCCGTTCCAGGACGCCGCCCGCGGGTTCGCGTCACGGAGCGCACCGACGAGCGAGCTCGGTGCCTTCTTCGCCGCCGACGACTGGTACACCGACCACGACTCGAACGTCTACCAACTGCCCACGTTCCTCGGGAACCACGACATGGGCCGCATCGGCCACTTCGTCGTCGCGGACAACCCCGGCGCCGGTGACGCCGAGTGGATGGCCCGTGATCGGCTCGCCCACGAGCTGATGTATTTCTCGCGCGGCAATCCGGTCGTCTACTACGGCGACGAGCAGGGCTTCACCGGCGACGGTGGAGACCAGTTGGCGCGCCAGACCATGTTCGCCAGCCAGGTGCCCGACTACCTCGACGACGACCTGCTGGGCACCGACCGCACGCACGCGCAGGCGAACTTCAACCGCCAGCACCCGCTGTACGAGCAGATCCAGCGGCTGGCCGAGCTGAACCAGCGGCACGCCGCGCTGCGCGACGGGGCGCACCAGCACCGGTACGCCACCGACGAGGCGGGGATCTACGCCTTCTCGCGCATGGACCGCGCCGAGCAGCGCGAGTACGTGGTCGTGCTGAACAACAGCGAGGAGACCCGGACAGCACCAGTGCCCACGTACGTCCGGCAGCGGAGCTTCTTCAAGGTGTACGGGCCGGGCACGCAACGCGTCAAGACGGGCCCCGACGGCACCATGCAGGTCAGCGTGCCGCCGCTGTCGACGACCGTGTACCGCTCGGCCGGGCGGATCCCCGGCTCGAACCGCGCGCCGGCCATCTCGCTCCAGGCTCCCGTGCCGACCGACGACGCGCAGGGACGCATCCACGTCCAGGCCGACGTGACCGGCTCGTCCTTCTACGAGGTCACCTTCCAGGCGCGCGTCGACGGCGGCGACTGGCAGAGCATCGGCACCGACGACACCGCGCCCTACCAGGTGTTCCACGACGTCAACGAGATGCGACCGGGCACGCCGGTCGACTACCGCGCGATCGTGCTCGACAACCGCGGGCACACCCGCACGAGCGACGTGCAGAGCTTCGTGGTGCCCGCACCCGAACTGACGATCGAGGTGCCCGCCGAGGGCAGCCGGGTGCGCGGGACCGTGGAGGTCCGAGCGGTTGCCGATCCCGAGCGTGCGTCGCACGAGGTGACGTTCGAGCGCAGCATCGATGGTGGCGACTGGACCACCGTCGGCACTGACGAGACGTCGCCCGTCTACACGGTGTTCGACGAACTGCCGACGGACCTCGCGGCGGGCACGCCGATCGCGTACCGGGCGACACTGGACGACCAGGGCGCCATCGTCGTCAGCAGCGTGCGCACGGTGGAGTACGCCGGACCGCCGGCCGAGGCGGCGACGGTGTACTACTTCCGACCGGCCGGTGACTACGGCGACGACACGCCGGGCGACCCCAGCGACGACTGGGGCCTGCACCTGTGGGGCGACGCGGTCGACGCGGACGTGCTCGCCACCATCGCGTGGGACGATCCGCTCGACCTGACCACGATCAACGCTGATGGCTGGGCCGTCTACGAGATCCCGCTGCAGACCGACGAGGAGCCGGTCAACTTCATCATGCACACACCGAGCGGCGACTCGATCCCGGAGACCCGCGAGCCCGGTGGTGATCGGTCGTTCCTGCCGATCAACAACCCGGAGATCTGGTTGATCCAGGGCGACCCGACCGTCTACACCAGCGAACCGACCCCGTAG
- a CDS encoding adenylate/guanylate cyclase domain-containing protein produces MTTADARPSRRWTVIALLAAPMLGLALLLAVPPLDVEWQHQPSHFWLVLLVAIVDLVLGLVIGGAAEQHGDARTSLVSMVLLVSAGFLGLHALATPGVLLSAPNVGFAIATPVGLVLASVLAALSASDRLRWLGSAEARRALRLTIAVVLIVWGVASLTQSFGLDGPPEEVAPFILRAAAPVAIALYVVAAVRYLRLYRARGDSLAFAIAVAFVLLAESMVAIIFGRAWHATWWEWHLLITAAFGVVFVAARRAYRRERSVTGALQGLYLDRTLAHLDERTASGLSAFVDALEAGRSTSTVAARLRREGVSADELRALERSATQLVRVDTLLRRHVGSRLASTLVAEPDRATLGGREAEISVLFADLAGFTAFSEHRDASEVVDMLNGYWERAVPAVTEGPDGMVERFAGDAVLVVFNALGDQPDHARRAVRAAVGMRDAIAPVAAAHPDWPRFRIGVNTGPAVIGNVGTDDQRSFTVIGDAVNVAARVQSEARRGEVVISGATHAGVSDIVVSEPLGPVDVKGRAEPVSMHRVISLR; encoded by the coding sequence ATGACGACCGCCGATGCACGTCCGTCCCGCCGTTGGACCGTCATCGCGTTGCTCGCCGCGCCGATGCTCGGCCTCGCGCTGCTGCTCGCCGTGCCGCCGCTCGACGTCGAGTGGCAGCATCAACCCTCGCACTTCTGGCTCGTGTTGCTCGTCGCCATCGTGGACCTCGTGCTGGGTCTGGTGATCGGTGGAGCGGCCGAGCAGCACGGTGACGCACGCACGTCGCTGGTGTCGATGGTGCTGCTCGTCAGCGCGGGCTTCCTGGGCCTGCACGCGTTGGCCACCCCGGGTGTGCTGCTGTCCGCCCCGAACGTCGGGTTCGCCATCGCGACACCGGTCGGGCTGGTGCTGGCCTCGGTCCTGGCGGCACTGTCCGCCAGCGATCGGTTGCGCTGGCTCGGCAGTGCCGAGGCGCGCCGCGCGCTGCGCCTGACGATCGCGGTGGTGCTGATCGTCTGGGGTGTGGCGTCACTGACCCAGTCGTTCGGGCTGGACGGACCTCCCGAGGAGGTCGCCCCGTTCATCTTGCGCGCCGCCGCGCCCGTCGCCATCGCGCTCTACGTCGTGGCCGCCGTCCGCTACCTGCGGCTCTACCGCGCGCGCGGCGACAGCCTGGCGTTCGCGATCGCCGTCGCCTTCGTGCTGCTCGCCGAGTCGATGGTGGCGATCATCTTCGGACGCGCCTGGCACGCCACGTGGTGGGAGTGGCATCTGCTGATCACCGCGGCGTTCGGCGTGGTGTTCGTCGCGGCCCGACGGGCCTACCGGCGTGAACGGTCGGTCACCGGTGCGCTCCAGGGTCTGTACCTGGACCGCACGTTGGCGCACCTCGACGAGCGGACCGCGAGCGGCCTGTCGGCCTTCGTCGACGCGCTCGAGGCGGGCAGGTCCACGTCGACGGTCGCGGCACGGCTCCGCCGGGAGGGCGTGAGCGCGGACGAGTTGCGCGCGCTGGAGCGGTCGGCCACGCAGCTGGTTCGGGTCGACACGCTCCTGCGCAGGCATGTCGGTTCGCGGCTGGCGTCGACGCTCGTCGCAGAGCCGGATCGGGCGACGCTGGGCGGACGCGAGGCCGAGATCAGCGTGCTGTTCGCCGACCTCGCCGGGTTCACGGCGTTCTCCGAGCACCGCGATGCATCCGAGGTCGTCGACATGCTCAACGGCTACTGGGAACGGGCGGTGCCCGCCGTGACCGAGGGCCCTGACGGCATGGTGGAACGGTTCGCGGGGGACGCCGTGCTCGTGGTCTTCAACGCGCTGGGCGACCAGCCCGACCACGCGCGCCGCGCGGTGCGGGCCGCGGTCGGCATGCGCGACGCGATCGCCCCGGTCGCGGCAGCACACCCGGACTGGCCAAGGTTCCGGATCGGCGTCAACACCGGGCCGGCGGTCATCGGCAACGTCGGCACCGACGACCAGCGCTCGTTCACCGTCATCGGCGACGCCGTGAACGTCGCCGCGCGTGTGCAGTCCGAGGCACGGCGGGGCGAGGTGGTCATCTCCGGCGCGACCCACGCGGGCGTGTCCGACATCGTGGTCAGCGAGCCGCTCGGGCCGGTCGACGTCAAGGGGCGCGCAGAGCCCGTGTCGATGCACCGCGTCATCTCGCTGCGCTGA
- a CDS encoding 1-aminocyclopropane-1-carboxylate deaminase codes for MALDDFPTVPLLFGPSPIHPLRRLSDALGGRVEIWAKREDCNSGIAYGGNKVRKLEYLAADALAKGCDTLVSIGGVQSNHTRQVTGVARHLGLEAVTVQEGWVDDDDPIYERVGNIQLTRIMGGDIRMDPAGFDIGIRDSWRRALASVEEAGGTPYAIPAGASDHPLGGLGFANWAREVAAQEAEHDVFFDHVVVCTVTGSTHAGMIAGFALEDRDDRRVIGIDASATLEQTIDQVTRIATDTAERIGVGRDLREDEITVVDGYEGPAYGVPDEDTIAAIHLAARTEGMLTDPVYEGKSLAGLIGMVRSGDIPAGSTVLYAHLGGQPALPAYVNTPGLG; via the coding sequence ATGGCACTCGACGATTTCCCAACTGTTCCACTGCTGTTCGGGCCGTCGCCGATCCACCCGCTGCGGCGGTTGAGCGACGCGCTCGGTGGTCGGGTGGAGATCTGGGCGAAGCGCGAGGACTGCAACTCCGGCATCGCCTACGGCGGCAACAAGGTGCGCAAGCTTGAGTACCTGGCCGCCGACGCCCTCGCCAAGGGCTGCGACACACTCGTCTCGATCGGCGGTGTCCAGTCCAACCACACACGCCAGGTGACCGGCGTCGCACGCCATCTGGGTCTCGAGGCGGTCACCGTGCAGGAGGGCTGGGTCGACGACGACGACCCGATCTACGAGCGGGTCGGCAACATCCAACTCACGCGCATCATGGGCGGCGACATCCGCATGGACCCTGCGGGCTTCGACATCGGCATCCGTGACAGCTGGCGTCGCGCGCTCGCCTCGGTCGAAGAGGCGGGAGGCACGCCGTACGCCATCCCGGCGGGCGCGTCGGACCACCCACTGGGCGGTCTCGGCTTCGCGAACTGGGCGCGCGAGGTCGCCGCGCAGGAAGCCGAACACGACGTGTTCTTCGACCACGTCGTCGTCTGCACCGTCACCGGTTCGACGCATGCCGGGATGATCGCGGGCTTCGCGCTGGAAGACCGCGATGACCGCCGCGTCATCGGCATCGACGCGTCCGCCACGCTCGAGCAGACGATCGACCAGGTGACGCGCATCGCGACCGATACCGCCGAACGGATCGGTGTCGGCCGGGACCTCCGGGAGGACGAGATCACGGTCGTCGACGGCTACGAAGGTCCCGCGTACGGCGTTCCCGACGAGGACACGATCGCCGCCATCCACCTGGCCGCGCGGACCGAGGGGATGCTCACCGACCCGGTGTACGAGGGCAAGTCGCTCGCCGGACTGATCGGGATGGTCCGCTCAGGGGACATCCCGGCGGGGTCGACGGTCCTGTACGCGCACCTCGGCGGCCAACCGGCATTGCCCGCGTACGTCAACACACCCGGACTCGGCTGA
- a CDS encoding PLP-dependent transferase: MTFYDALELFTRLVNIGDAKSLAAHPASTPHRQLTDEEQGTAGVTKDMIRLCVGIEHIDDILADLEQALKASAD; this comes from the coding sequence GTGACGTTCTACGACGCGCTGGAGCTGTTCACCCGTCTGGTCAACATCGGCGACGCGAAGTCGTTGGCGGCGCATCCCGCGTCGACGCCCCACCGCCAGCTCACCGACGAGGAGCAGGGAACGGCGGGCGTCACGAAGGACATGATTCGCCTGTGCGTCGGCATCGAGCACATCGACGACATCCTCGCCGACCTCGAGCAGGCCCTGAAGGCGTCGGCCGATTGA
- a CDS encoding RecQ family ATP-dependent DNA helicase: MDTAATNRRADELLARIVGDRAPFRTGQREAIAALVDERRRVLLVQRTGWGKSAVYFIATRLLRDAGAGPTLLISPLLALMRNQIDMAERAGVRAATINSANVDQWTDIDVRLRDDRIDLLLVSPERLNNPRFRDQLDEIVAPRTGLLVIDEAHCISDWGHDFRPDYRRVRTLLRRLPDDLPVLGSTATANDRVIADVGAQLGSDLLVLRGTLDRESLALQTIVLGDPAARLAWLAEHVPTLDGSGIVYCLTISDVERVSTWLRDHGIDAEAYSGSTDPVEREAIESRLSSNDVKVVVATSALGMGYDKPDLTFVIHYQSPGSPIAYYQQVGRAGRGVHRAVSVLLCGHEDVDIQDWFISTAFPPREQAERVVEHLAAAGGPVTLDELQSAVNIGYSRLTAMLKVLDVEGAVEQAGSTTKWQRTDQPWSYDEARVAHVTAMRRREQQAMRDYATTDRCLMAFLRSQLDDLEVADCGRCANCAGPPLPETFRPEVAHEASRHLRREVLQLTPRKQWPRGLRSHHGDDGIDQPDRTAYRGWIGDDQRLEPGRVLCRWGRAGWGPLVEQGYLRHDRFDDRLILASVELIRDQWQPEPAPTWVTWVPSQRRATLIADLAHRIAERLDLPAVDAVAIRAATPSQRGMHNSVQQAANALAAYAVSATMPSGPVLLVDALVHSQWTLTVIGMLLRDAGAAAVHPFALATSAQ, encoded by the coding sequence ATGGACACAGCAGCCACCAACCGCCGCGCCGACGAGCTGTTGGCGCGCATCGTCGGCGACCGTGCGCCGTTTCGGACCGGGCAACGCGAAGCGATCGCCGCACTGGTCGACGAGCGCCGGCGGGTGCTGCTGGTCCAGCGCACAGGGTGGGGCAAGAGCGCGGTCTACTTCATCGCAACCCGTCTGCTACGGGACGCCGGTGCCGGCCCGACGTTGCTGATCTCTCCCCTGCTCGCGCTCATGCGCAACCAGATCGACATGGCCGAGCGCGCGGGCGTGCGCGCCGCGACGATCAACAGCGCCAACGTCGATCAGTGGACCGACATCGACGTGCGATTGCGCGATGACCGGATCGACCTCCTGCTCGTCTCACCCGAGCGGCTGAACAACCCCAGGTTCCGCGACCAGCTCGATGAGATCGTGGCTCCGCGGACCGGCCTACTCGTCATCGACGAGGCCCACTGCATCAGCGACTGGGGTCACGACTTCCGGCCCGATTACCGCCGTGTGCGGACGCTGTTGCGGCGCCTGCCCGACGACCTGCCCGTGCTCGGCAGCACGGCGACCGCGAACGACCGGGTGATCGCTGACGTCGGCGCGCAGCTGGGCAGCGACCTGCTGGTGCTGCGCGGCACCCTGGACCGCGAGAGCCTCGCACTGCAGACCATCGTGCTCGGCGACCCCGCCGCGCGCCTGGCGTGGCTGGCCGAGCACGTCCCCACCCTGGACGGCTCGGGCATTGTCTACTGCCTGACCATCAGCGATGTCGAACGGGTCTCGACCTGGCTGCGCGATCACGGGATCGATGCCGAGGCGTACTCGGGCTCGACCGACCCCGTCGAGCGGGAGGCGATCGAGTCGCGGTTGTCGTCCAACGACGTGAAGGTCGTCGTGGCCACGTCCGCACTGGGCATGGGCTACGACAAGCCGGACCTGACCTTCGTCATCCACTACCAGTCCCCCGGCTCACCCATCGCCTACTACCAGCAGGTCGGCCGGGCCGGGCGCGGCGTCCATCGGGCGGTCAGTGTGCTGCTGTGCGGCCACGAGGACGTCGACATCCAGGACTGGTTCATCTCCACGGCGTTCCCGCCGCGCGAGCAGGCCGAGCGCGTGGTCGAGCACCTGGCGGCGGCCGGGGGTCCGGTGACACTCGACGAACTGCAGTCGGCCGTCAACATCGGCTATTCACGGCTCACGGCCATGCTGAAGGTCCTCGACGTCGAGGGCGCGGTGGAGCAGGCAGGCTCGACGACCAAGTGGCAGCGCACCGACCAGCCGTGGAGCTACGACGAGGCGCGCGTCGCCCATGTCACAGCGATGCGCCGCCGCGAACAGCAGGCGATGCGCGACTACGCGACCACAGACCGCTGCCTCATGGCGTTCCTGCGTTCCCAACTGGACGACCTCGAGGTCGCTGACTGCGGACGGTGCGCCAACTGCGCCGGCCCACCCCTGCCCGAGACGTTCCGACCCGAGGTCGCCCACGAGGCATCCCGCCACCTGCGGCGCGAGGTGCTGCAGCTCACACCCCGCAAGCAGTGGCCGCGGGGCCTCCGGTCGCACCACGGCGACGACGGCATCGACCAGCCCGATCGCACGGCGTACCGCGGGTGGATCGGCGACGACCAGCGCCTCGAACCCGGGCGGGTCCTGTGCCGCTGGGGGCGCGCCGGATGGGGTCCGCTCGTCGAACAGGGATACCTGCGCCACGACCGGTTCGACGACCGGCTGATCCTCGCGTCGGTCGAACTGATCCGCGACCAATGGCAACCCGAGCCCGCGCCCACCTGGGTCACGTGGGTCCCCTCGCAGCGACGCGCCACGCTGATCGCCGATCTCGCCCACCGCATCGCCGAGCGACTGGACCTGCCGGCCGTCGACGCGGTCGCGATCCGCGCGGCGACGCCGTCGCAGCGCGGCATGCACAACAGCGTGCAGCAGGCCGCGAACGCACTGGCTGCGTACGCGGTCAGCGCCACGATGCCGTCCGGACCCGTGCTCCTCGTCGACGCCCTCGTGCACTCGCAGTGGACGTTGACCGTGATCGGCATGCTGCTGCGGGACGCCGGCGCCGCGGCCGTCCACCCCTTCGCACTGGCGACGTCGGCCCAGTGA
- a CDS encoding MFS transporter, which translates to MFDELSGHGRLWHAIAGLVGVRAIPRRDDVDDRTVVLALFGRFVDELASGVPLVLMPTLRRRRGLTVAQVGWCLQALYGVAAVVEPFTAAAIDVVRRRPLLVWGAFGWAVSLLLVAGAPSYGWLLLAFVVAGAASGPLAHTTDVLLVEMHPRAEERIGARQTMLDTGGALLAPAAVAVVGWAGGDTRIALVGSGVAILGYAVLLALTPMPGPATGVGAPTAVDALGPLRQSIGQVRENLGVVLRDREARLWLLALLGDALLEIPALFEPVWLGGDVGASQSLVAVHAAVELAASLVGLALVDRWLQRHDARTILIASSMAHLVLYPVWLVVPGIVAKTTVVVPLAVAIAPVWPLARARALAAIPGRGGAVLAVTSLYGLLPLAVAFGWISARVGLAPTMFTVTTAATLGILVTVRRSVTADGPGVTTDGGGGSRHDGETS; encoded by the coding sequence GGTCGTGCTGGCGCTGTTCGGCCGCTTCGTCGACGAGTTGGCCAGCGGTGTGCCGTTGGTGCTCATGCCGACGTTGCGTCGCCGACGGGGGCTGACGGTCGCGCAGGTCGGGTGGTGCCTGCAGGCGCTGTACGGGGTCGCGGCGGTCGTCGAGCCGTTCACGGCGGCCGCGATCGACGTCGTGCGGCGACGACCCTTGCTGGTGTGGGGTGCGTTCGGCTGGGCCGTGTCGCTGCTGCTCGTGGCGGGAGCGCCGAGCTATGGCTGGCTGCTGCTGGCCTTCGTCGTCGCGGGCGCCGCGTCCGGCCCGCTGGCCCACACGACCGATGTGCTGCTGGTGGAGATGCATCCGCGCGCGGAGGAACGCATCGGCGCACGCCAGACCATGCTCGACACCGGCGGCGCGCTATTGGCTCCCGCCGCGGTGGCGGTGGTCGGCTGGGCCGGCGGCGACACGCGCATCGCGCTGGTCGGCAGCGGCGTGGCCATCCTGGGGTACGCGGTGCTGCTGGCGCTGACGCCCATGCCGGGCCCCGCCACGGGTGTCGGCGCGCCCACCGCGGTCGACGCGCTCGGACCCCTGCGACAGTCGATCGGCCAGGTCCGCGAGAACCTCGGCGTCGTCCTGCGCGATCGCGAGGCGCGCCTGTGGCTGCTCGCGCTGCTGGGCGACGCGCTGCTCGAGATCCCCGCCCTGTTCGAGCCGGTGTGGCTGGGCGGCGACGTCGGCGCGTCGCAATCGCTGGTCGCCGTACACGCCGCGGTGGAGCTCGCGGCGTCGCTGGTGGGGCTGGCGCTCGTCGACCGCTGGTTGCAGCGTCATGACGCCAGGACGATCCTCATCGCGTCGTCGATGGCGCATCTGGTGCTCTACCCCGTGTGGCTGGTGGTGCCCGGGATCGTCGCGAAGACCACGGTCGTCGTCCCGCTGGCGGTCGCGATCGCACCGGTGTGGCCGCTGGCCCGTGCGCGGGCGCTGGCTGCCATCCCCGGTCGGGGCGGCGCCGTCCTCGCCGTCACGTCTCTGTACGGGCTCCTGCCGCTGGCGGTGGCGTTCGGGTGGATCAGCGCCCGGGTCGGTCTGGCACCGACCATGTTCACCGTCACCACCGCCGCCACGCTGGGGATCCTCGTGACGGTGCGCCGGTCGGTCACGGCCGACGGTCCTGGCGTGACGACGGACGGTGGCGGTGGCAGCCGGCACGACGGGGAGACCTCGTAA